Within the Calditrichota bacterium genome, the region CGCTATTGGGCGAACGATATCGCCGGCCTGGTGATTCGCACCGTAGCATTTGCTTCACTGGCGATGATTTTCCTGATATTCTATTTCGTCTTTCGAGAGACTCGCTCGCTCTTAGCCCGAGAGGAGCATATCTCCGCCGAAGCAATGGGCGCGATGGAGTCCTATGGCAACACGGAAGACCTGGAGACCGATCTCCAGGCCTTCCGTGCTTCTGAAGAGAGACCAAAGTCGGACTCCTCCCACCGGTCGATGCTTAGAAATCTTGCCGGCAGGTTCTGGCAGCCGGTCTCGGACGACCCGAAATACGGCCTTATGCCACTTTTCGTAGGAAGTTTCAAGGTTACCCTCATCGCTCTGCTTTTCGGCGGGCCGATAGGCATCTTGGCTGCGCTTTACACTGCTGCTTTCGCGCCGAAATGGTCGAAGGAACTCCTAAAGCCGGCGATTGAGATCCTCGCCGGAATTCCGTCGGTGGTGATTGGATTCTTTGCCCTGACGGTGATGGCGAGCGCTCTGCAGACGATGCTGGGCTACCCGTTCCGGCTAAATGCCTTTGTCGGAGGGCTGGCACTCTCGCTGGCTGTAATTCCGTTGGTTTTCACGATTACCGAGGAGGCTTTGATCGCGGTGCCGAGAGTGCTCACGGATGGCAGTCTGGCGCTCGGCGCGTCGAAATGGCAAACCACGCTCTATGTGGTCTTCCCAGCCGCTACTCCGGCCATTCTGGCGGCGCTGATCCTCGGCTTTGGCCGCGCCTTCGGGGAGACGATGATTGTCCTGATGGCGACCGGCAACGCCGCACTACTCTCGTTGAATCCGGTCGAGCCGGTTCGGACGATGTCGGCGACGATCGGCGCCGAAATGGCTGAGGTCGTCTTCGGCGAAGTCCACTACGGCGTCCTATTCCTGATCGGATCGCTCCTCTTTGTTTTCACTTTTGCCCTTAATGGCGTTGTCGAGTTCTATGTTCGGCGACGGCTCATTAAACGTCTGACGGGTAGGTGACCGTATGCGGCGTAGTATTTGGCTGGGACGACTAGTCTATGGCACAGGACTGCTCGCGGCCGGGTTGGTGGTAGCGACGGTGCTGGTGATTCTGCTCAATATCGCCATCGGCGGGGCGCGGTTGATGACGTGGGAATTTCTCTCCGGAGTCCCCGAAGAGGGGATGACCGCCGGAGGCATCTTCCCGGCAATCTACGGCACCTTTCTGTTGGTCGTCATCATGTCGATTGCCGGGCTGCCGGTCGGAGCCATAACCGCGGTTTATCTGACCGAATATGCGCGGCAGGAGTCATTCATGTCGCGACTCATAAGGTTTGCCGTCAATACCCTTGCCGGTGTGCCTGCGATTGTCTTCGGCCTCTTTGGACTCGGCTTTTTTGTGCAATTCGTCGGGAGCGGTCTCGATCGGGCGACATCGGGCGGAGAGGTTCTTAGGTGGGCTCAACCTAATTTGCTCTGGGCGAGTTTGACGATGGCACTCCTGACTCTGCCGGTAGTCGTCATATCGGTCGAGGAGGCGATCCGCAACGTCCCGCGGGAACTGCGCGAAGCCTCCCTGGCGCTCGGCGCGACGCGCTGGCAGACGATCTACCGGGTAGTGCTTCCACAGTCGCTGTCGGGCATTCTTACGGGAGGCATCTTGGCGGTGAGTCGCGGCGCCGGTGAGGTGGCTCCGATTCTCTTCACCGGCGCAGCCTATTTCCTGCCGCACCTGCCTGATTCGCTCGCAAGCCAATTCATGGAATTAGGCTATCATATTTTTATCATGGCCACCCAGTCTCCCGATGTCGAAGCAACCAAGGGACTCCAATATGCGACGACGCTGGTGCTATTGGCCCTCACCTTTACGCTCAATTTCTCGGCAATTTATATACGCTACCGTATGCGCAGGAATGCAATTAGGTGATTAATATGGGGTGCATCAATTTGTGTCATCCTGAACGCAGTGAAGGAACTCGACTGAACTGCCCGTCTTAAGGACGAGATGCTTCACTAAGTTCAGCATGACATATGCCTCATATTGATACTTTTATCTGCACAAGTAATGAGCAAGGGCGGACAAGAGTTGACTTGGAGGGCGGACATTCTTGTCCGCCCTTGCCTAATAGGAACTCTTCATCAGGGCGGACAGGAATGTCCGCCCTCCAAGAACGGCAACAATAATCTGCACCTCCTAATAAATATTCGAATCACTTTCACAACCATTTGAATTCAGCATCTTCTCCCGACATCCGCATCGAGGCTCGCGATGTGACCGTCCGATATGGCGAAAAGGTCGCACTACACGCCGTTTCGCTCGACATTTTGCGCAACCGGGTAACCGCCTTAATCGGCCCTTCGGGCTGCGGCAAATCGACCTTTCTGCGCTCGCTCAACCGGATGAACGAGATGATCGAGGGCGCGGTTACGACCGGCAAAGTCCTCCTCGACGGATACAATATCTACGCTCCCGGCGTCGATGTCGTCAAATTGCGCAAACGGGTTGGGATGATCTTTCAGAAGTCTAATCCCTTCCCCAAGTCGATCTTCGAAAATGTCGCCTATGGGCCGCGCATCAACGGCGTCTCGAACCGGTCGAAGTTGTTGGCGATTGTCGAGCGGTCGCTCGAGCGCGCCGCGCTCTGGGAGGAAGTAAAGGATGACCTCGACAAGAGTGCACTGTCGTTATCGGGCGGTCAGCAACAGAGGCTCTGCATAGCGCGAGCCTTGGCGGTCGATCCGGAAGTGCTCCTGATGGACGAGCCGGCTTCGGCGCTCGATCCGATAGCGACGGCCCGGATAGAGGAGTTGATTCTGGAACTAAAGGCCGACTATACCATTGTGATCGTTACGCATAATATGCAGCAGGCGGCGCGGATCAGCGACCGGACGGCGTTCTTCTATATGGGCGAGTTGATCGAGTGCGATGAGACCCTGAACATCTTCACCCGGCCGCGCCTGCCCCAGACCGAGGCTTATGTAACAGGCCGGTTCGGGTAGGAGGCTCTGAGCGCGGAATGCTGAATGGGGAATGCTGAATGGGGGAAACTTCTCTTGCGGGGGGAACAGTCGATGCTTGACTTCCCGCGCTACATTGCTTATACTATACCCTTGATGGGCATAACCTACACCGAAGTCACATTGCGCGCCTTCACGAACGGCGCCAACGCCTACACCGACCGATTCCTGGTGGACACCGGAGCGATCGACTGCGTCGCGCCGGCGGGAAGGTTGCGTGAACTCGGCGTCAAGGTCGTCGGCAGGATGGACTATGAACTTGCCGACGGTCGGCAGGTCGCGTTCGATTACGGCCTGGTGCAAATTGAAGTGATGGACCGGATCACTGCCGGCCGGGTCGTGTTCGGCCCCGACGACGCTGAGCCGATCCTCGGCGTTGTGGCAATCGAATCCGCAGTCCTCAAGATCAACCCTGTCACCCAGCAACTCGAAAAACGGCCGGTTAGTCTGTTGAAGGGGCCTCCGCGCGCGCCAAGAGGAATAGCGCTTGACTTCCCGCGCTACATTGCTTATACTATACCCCTGATGGGCACAACCTACACCGACGTCACCCTGCGCGCCTTTACCAACGGCGCCAAGGCTTACACCGACCGGTTCCTGGTGGACACCGGAGCGATCGACTGCGTCGCGCCGGGGGGGGGGAGGCTAAGGGAAGTG harbors:
- the pstA gene encoding phosphate ABC transporter permease PstA; its protein translation is MRRSIWLGRLVYGTGLLAAGLVVATVLVILLNIAIGGARLMTWEFLSGVPEEGMTAGGIFPAIYGTFLLVVIMSIAGLPVGAITAVYLTEYARQESFMSRLIRFAVNTLAGVPAIVFGLFGLGFFVQFVGSGLDRATSGGEVLRWAQPNLLWASLTMALLTLPVVVISVEEAIRNVPRELREASLALGATRWQTIYRVVLPQSLSGILTGGILAVSRGAGEVAPILFTGAAYFLPHLPDSLASQFMELGYHIFIMATQSPDVEATKGLQYATTLVLLALTFTLNFSAIYIRYRMRRNAIR
- the pstC gene encoding phosphate ABC transporter permease subunit PstC; amino-acid sequence: MNKPGLESLARKERYWANDIAGLVIRTVAFASLAMIFLIFYFVFRETRSLLAREEHISAEAMGAMESYGNTEDLETDLQAFRASEERPKSDSSHRSMLRNLAGRFWQPVSDDPKYGLMPLFVGSFKVTLIALLFGGPIGILAALYTAAFAPKWSKELLKPAIEILAGIPSVVIGFFALTVMASALQTMLGYPFRLNAFVGGLALSLAVIPLVFTITEEALIAVPRVLTDGSLALGASKWQTTLYVVFPAATPAILAALILGFGRAFGETMIVLMATGNAALLSLNPVEPVRTMSATIGAEMAEVVFGEVHYGVLFLIGSLLFVFTFALNGVVEFYVRRRLIKRLTGR
- a CDS encoding phosphate ABC transporter ATP-binding protein — translated: MNSASSPDIRIEARDVTVRYGEKVALHAVSLDILRNRVTALIGPSGCGKSTFLRSLNRMNEMIEGAVTTGKVLLDGYNIYAPGVDVVKLRKRVGMIFQKSNPFPKSIFENVAYGPRINGVSNRSKLLAIVERSLERAALWEEVKDDLDKSALSLSGGQQQRLCIARALAVDPEVLLMDEPASALDPIATARIEELILELKADYTIVIVTHNMQQAARISDRTAFFYMGELIECDETLNIFTRPRLPQTEAYVTGRFG